The following are from one region of the Maribacter aquivivus genome:
- the hisG gene encoding ATP phosphoribosyltransferase produces the protein MTKIRIAIQKSGRLNEESLQILKDCGISIDNGKDQLKASSRNFPMEVFYLRNGDIPQYLRDGVVDIAIIGENVLIEKGEDISVAEKLGFSKCKVSLAVPKSVKYNSVKDFEGKRIATSYPNTVLNYLKEKGVKADLHIISGSVEIAPNIGLADAICDIVSSGSTLFKNNLKEVEVMLKSEAVLAVSPKINEERKELLEKLQFRIQSVLRARGSKYVLLNAPNDKLDGILKLLPGMRSPTVLPLADEGWSSVHTVINKDKFWEVIDELKKAGAEGILVCPIEKMVL, from the coding sequence ATGACTAAAATTAGAATTGCTATTCAGAAATCGGGAAGACTTAATGAGGAATCCCTTCAAATTTTAAAAGACTGCGGTATTTCCATAGATAATGGTAAGGATCAGTTAAAGGCTTCTTCAAGAAATTTTCCAATGGAAGTTTTCTATTTAAGAAATGGAGACATCCCTCAATATTTAAGAGACGGAGTGGTAGATATTGCTATCATTGGTGAAAACGTATTGATTGAAAAAGGAGAAGATATTTCAGTTGCCGAGAAATTAGGCTTTTCAAAATGTAAAGTATCCTTAGCGGTGCCAAAGTCTGTTAAGTATAATTCGGTAAAGGATTTTGAAGGCAAACGTATTGCAACATCCTACCCAAATACAGTATTAAACTATTTGAAAGAAAAAGGTGTAAAAGCCGATTTACATATTATTAGTGGTTCTGTGGAAATTGCACCTAATATTGGGCTCGCCGATGCTATTTGTGATATCGTTTCTAGTGGGAGTACATTGTTCAAAAACAACTTGAAAGAGGTTGAAGTAATGTTGAAAAGTGAAGCTGTTTTGGCAGTATCACCAAAGATAAATGAAGAGAGAAAAGAACTTCTTGAAAAGCTACAGTTTAGAATTCAGTCTGTTTTAAGAGCTAGAGGTTCTAAGTATGTGTTGCTTAATGCACCAAACGATAAATTAGACGGAATTCTAAAACTTTTACCAGGTATGAGAAGTCCTACAGTATTGCCATTGGCAGATGAAGGTTGGAGCTCGGTACACACTGTAATCAATAAAGATAAATTCTGGGAAGTAATTGATGAATTGAAGAAAGCCGGAGCAGAAGGCATTCTTGTTTGCCCAATTGAGAAAATGGTATTGTAA
- the fabG gene encoding 3-oxoacyl-[acyl-carrier-protein] reductase, with product MKLLQDKNVIITGASRGIGMGIAKVFADNGANVAFTYSSSEAPALELEKELKAKGVNAKAYKSNAASFKEAEELVAKVLEDFSGRIDVLINNAGITKDNLLMRMSEADFDAVIDINLKSVFNMTKAVQRTLLKQRSGSIINMSSVVGVKGNAGQTNYAASKAGMIGFTKSVALELGSRNIRCNAIAPGFIETEMTDKLDEKTVQGWRDGIPLKRGGSTEDIANACLFFASDLSGYVTGQVLNVDGGMLT from the coding sequence ATGAAATTATTACAAGATAAAAACGTCATCATTACAGGAGCAAGTAGAGGAATTGGTATGGGTATTGCCAAGGTTTTTGCCGATAACGGTGCAAATGTTGCGTTTACTTATAGCTCTAGTGAAGCTCCAGCTTTAGAATTAGAGAAAGAATTGAAAGCAAAAGGTGTTAATGCCAAGGCTTATAAAAGTAATGCAGCTAGTTTTAAAGAAGCGGAAGAATTAGTAGCTAAGGTTTTAGAAGATTTTAGTGGAAGAATTGATGTTTTAATCAATAATGCAGGTATCACAAAAGATAACCTTCTTATGCGTATGTCAGAAGCTGATTTTGATGCCGTTATCGATATCAATTTAAAATCTGTTTTCAATATGACGAAAGCAGTTCAAAGAACTTTATTGAAGCAACGTAGTGGCTCTATCATCAATATGAGTAGTGTTGTTGGGGTAAAAGGTAACGCTGGTCAAACAAATTACGCGGCTTCCAAAGCTGGTATGATCGGCTTTACAAAATCTGTGGCTCTTGAATTAGGTTCTAGAAACATAAGATGTAACGCTATCGCACCAGGTTTCATCGAAACTGAAATGACTGATAAATTAGATGAGAAAACTGTTCAAGGTTGGAGAGATGGTATTCCTCTAAAACGTGGTGGTTCTACTGAAGATATAGCAAATGCTTGTCTTTTCTTTGCATCAGATTTGTCTGGTTACGTTACTGGTCAAGTATTGAATGTTGATGGTGGTATGCTAACCTAA
- the hisD gene encoding histidinol dehydrogenase, which yields MNKIYNPKRQDWKDVLMRPTQTVADIEGLVNTIFEEVKLGGDTILKKYTNQFDKVNLDNLLVSEDEIKEAKELVSEDLKAAIQLAKSNIEVFHIAQKTGRVEVETTTGVSCWQEKRPIQKVGLYIPGGTAPLFSTILMLAVPAAIAGCNEIVLCSPPDKEGKLNPAILYTADLCGVTKIVKVGGIQAIAGMTFGTETIPQVYKVFGPGNQYVTVAKQIATKHGVAIDMPAGPSELLVVADDSANAAFVASDLLSQAEHGVDSQVILVSTSKEMIDSVEKEVALQLEDLPRKEIARHAIANSKLIYVDNDQDAIDLINEYGPEHYIVCVENEDFYIDNTQNAGSVFIGNYTPESAGDYASGTNHTLPTNGYAKQYSGVNLDSFMKSMTFQKITKEGIQTIGSAIELMAEAEGLEAHKNAVTLRLNSLK from the coding sequence ATGAACAAAATATATAATCCTAAAAGGCAAGATTGGAAAGACGTTCTTATGCGCCCCACCCAAACTGTTGCCGATATTGAAGGATTGGTCAATACTATTTTTGAGGAAGTTAAGCTTGGTGGCGATACTATCTTAAAAAAGTATACCAATCAATTTGACAAGGTTAACTTGGATAATCTTTTAGTTTCAGAAGATGAAATTAAGGAAGCCAAAGAATTGGTTTCAGAAGATTTGAAAGCTGCTATTCAATTAGCGAAATCAAATATAGAAGTATTTCATATCGCTCAGAAAACGGGTCGTGTTGAAGTGGAAACGACTACTGGTGTATCTTGCTGGCAAGAAAAAAGACCAATCCAAAAAGTGGGATTGTATATTCCTGGGGGAACGGCTCCTTTGTTTTCTACTATTTTAATGTTAGCAGTACCTGCAGCTATTGCCGGTTGTAATGAAATTGTACTTTGTTCTCCACCTGATAAAGAAGGGAAACTAAATCCTGCTATTTTGTATACGGCGGATTTATGCGGAGTAACAAAAATTGTAAAAGTAGGGGGAATTCAGGCAATCGCTGGGATGACTTTTGGTACAGAAACCATACCGCAAGTGTATAAAGTTTTTGGACCAGGAAATCAATATGTAACCGTAGCAAAACAAATTGCAACAAAACATGGCGTTGCAATTGATATGCCAGCAGGACCGTCAGAATTATTGGTTGTTGCTGATGATTCTGCAAATGCTGCTTTCGTAGCATCAGATTTATTAAGTCAGGCAGAACATGGTGTTGATAGTCAAGTAATTTTGGTTTCTACGTCTAAAGAAATGATTGATTCGGTGGAGAAGGAAGTAGCTCTACAATTAGAAGATTTACCACGTAAAGAAATCGCAAGGCATGCAATTGCAAATAGTAAATTGATTTACGTTGATAATGATCAAGATGCTATTGATTTGATAAATGAATACGGACCAGAGCATTACATCGTTTGTGTAGAAAATGAAGATTTTTATATAGACAATACACAGAATGCAGGTTCTGTTTTTATTGGTAATTATACTCCTGAGAGTGCTGGTGATTATGCCTCTGGCACAAATCATACCTTACCAACAAATGGATATGCTAAGCAGTATAGTGGTGTAAACCTTGATAGTTTTATGAAGAGTATGACTTTTCAGAAAATTACAAAAGAGGGTATTCAAACAATTGGTAGTGCTATTGAACTGATGGCAGAAGCAGAAGGGTTAGAAGCTCATAAAAATGCAGTTACTTTAAGATTAAATAGTTTAAAATAA
- the hisB gene encoding bifunctional histidinol-phosphatase/imidazoleglycerol-phosphate dehydratase HisB, which translates to MKKRVLFIDRDGTIIKETVDEQIDAFEKMIFYPKSFTFLGKIAKELDYELVMITNQDGLGTDVFPEDTFWPVHNFILKSFVNEGVVFDKVFLDRTFPHENAATRKPGTGLLTEYFSDEYDLENSYVIGDRLTDMELAKNLGSKGIFINDETNLGTGEITVKRDELDSHIAIESNDWEKIYEFLKLNDRTAEIHRKTNETDIAIKLNLDGTGKSDIKTGLAFFDHMLDQLARHGQMDLMIKVNGDLEVDEHHTIEDTGIALGEVFHMALGNKLGIERYGFCLPMDDCLAQSAIDFGGRNWLVWDADFNREMVGDMPTEMFYHFFKSFTDGAKANLNIKAEGTNEHHKIEAIFKAFAKSIKMSVKRDVEKMVLPSTKGVL; encoded by the coding sequence ATGAAAAAAAGAGTACTATTTATAGACCGTGACGGAACTATAATTAAAGAAACGGTAGATGAGCAGATAGATGCTTTTGAGAAAATGATTTTCTATCCTAAGTCTTTCACTTTCCTTGGTAAAATTGCCAAAGAGCTAGATTATGAGTTGGTTATGATTACTAATCAAGATGGGTTGGGTACTGATGTATTTCCAGAAGATACCTTTTGGCCTGTACATAATTTCATATTAAAGTCTTTTGTTAATGAAGGTGTTGTTTTTGACAAAGTGTTCTTAGATCGAACTTTTCCGCATGAGAATGCAGCAACTAGAAAACCTGGTACCGGCTTATTAACCGAGTATTTTTCTGATGAATATGATTTAGAAAATTCTTATGTAATAGGTGATCGATTAACAGATATGGAATTGGCTAAGAACTTAGGTTCTAAAGGTATTTTCATTAATGATGAGACTAATTTGGGTACAGGTGAGATTACTGTAAAACGGGATGAATTAGATAGTCACATCGCGATTGAAAGTAATGATTGGGAGAAGATTTATGAGTTCTTAAAATTGAATGACAGAACTGCTGAAATTCATAGAAAAACCAATGAAACCGATATTGCCATCAAATTAAATTTAGATGGTACCGGTAAGAGTGATATTAAAACTGGGTTGGCTTTCTTTGACCATATGTTAGACCAATTGGCGCGTCATGGGCAAATGGATTTAATGATAAAGGTTAATGGTGATTTGGAAGTTGATGAACACCATACAATAGAGGATACAGGTATTGCTCTTGGTGAGGTATTTCATATGGCTTTAGGAAATAAACTAGGTATTGAACGATACGGTTTCTGTTTACCAATGGATGATTGTTTAGCGCAATCTGCCATTGATTTCGGAGGCAGAAATTGGCTAGTATGGGATGCAGACTTTAATCGTGAAATGGTAGGGGATATGCCAACTGAAATGTTTTATCATTTCTTTAAATCATTCACTGATGGCGCCAAAGCAAATTTGAACATAAAAGCAGAAGGCACCAATGAACATCATAAGATTGAAGCTATTTTTAAGGCTTTTGCAAAGAGCATAAAAATGTCTGTTAAAAGAGACGTTGAAAAAATGGTGTTGCCAAGTACGAAAGGAGTTCTTTAA
- a CDS encoding prohibitin family protein produces the protein MDKLPKIALPAIFIFIVVIIAISKSTVTIDSGQAGVLYKTFGGGVVTDQPPMGEGFHLVAPWNRVTVYEVRQQEVLESMNVLSSNGLDIKLEASAWFEPIRNDLGKLHQEKGTEYIQRVLLPTIRSAARSVVGRYTPEQLYSSKRDAIQQEIFDETQKIVSGQYIQLNEILVRDVTLPPTIKDAIERKLKQEQESLEYEFRLVTAKKEAEKVTIEAQGKADANRILSASLNDQILKDKGIDATLKLAESPNSKVVIVGGSDGLPLILGNN, from the coding sequence ATGGATAAGTTACCTAAGATTGCGTTACCCGCAATATTTATTTTTATTGTAGTAATTATTGCAATTTCAAAATCAACAGTTACAATAGACTCTGGTCAAGCAGGTGTTTTGTACAAAACTTTTGGCGGGGGTGTAGTGACTGATCAGCCTCCAATGGGCGAAGGATTTCATCTTGTAGCACCATGGAATAGGGTGACAGTGTATGAAGTAAGACAACAAGAAGTTCTTGAAAGTATGAATGTATTATCAAGTAATGGTTTGGATATTAAATTGGAAGCTTCTGCTTGGTTTGAACCTATTCGTAATGATTTAGGGAAATTACATCAAGAGAAGGGTACAGAATATATACAACGTGTATTATTGCCAACCATACGATCTGCTGCACGTTCAGTAGTTGGGCGTTATACACCAGAACAATTGTATTCTAGCAAAAGAGATGCTATTCAACAAGAAATTTTTGATGAGACTCAAAAAATAGTATCTGGTCAGTACATTCAATTAAATGAAATATTGGTTAGGGATGTAACGTTACCGCCAACTATTAAAGATGCAATTGAAAGAAAATTAAAGCAGGAACAAGAGTCTTTAGAATATGAGTTTAGACTGGTTACTGCTAAGAAAGAGGCAGAAAAAGTAACTATTGAAGCGCAAGGTAAAGCAGATGCTAACCGTATTTTGAGTGCTTCATTGAATGACCAAATTTTGAAAGATAAGGGTATAGATGCTACATTAAAATTAGCGGAATCACCAAATTCAAAAGTGGTTATCGTTGGTGGTAGCGATGGTCTTCCTTTAATTTTAGGGAATAACTAA
- the hisC gene encoding histidinol-phosphate transaminase, giving the protein MSFNLDNIIRENVKGLSPYSSARDEYVSDGSTMVFLDANENPFENGVNRYPDPQQRGLKAILAEQKGIKEENILLGNGSDEVLDLLFRAFCEPKQDNVITLPPTYGMYKVLSGINLVENREVLLTDDFQPNVSEIKKAIDEHTKLLFICSPNNPTGNSFSTNSIEELLNSFNGLVVIDEAYIDFSSEESWTSKLNDYPNLIITQTLSKAYGMAGIRLGICIASAEIIAVVNKIKPPYNVNQLTQEKATTRVLDINSVKNEVNEILAERAKLEEALTTVSFVEKIYPTNANFILAKVDDATLRYNQLLAKGVVVRNRTTQPLCENTLRFTVGSAVENKTLAEALKMI; this is encoded by the coding sequence ATGAGTTTCAATTTAGATAACATAATACGAGAAAATGTAAAGGGCTTGAGTCCTTATTCTTCGGCACGTGACGAATATGTTTCCGATGGTTCTACCATGGTTTTCTTAGATGCGAATGAGAATCCGTTTGAAAACGGAGTCAATCGGTATCCTGATCCTCAACAAAGAGGCTTAAAAGCAATATTGGCAGAACAAAAAGGAATAAAGGAAGAAAATATTCTTTTAGGTAATGGTAGCGATGAAGTTTTAGATTTGTTGTTTAGAGCTTTCTGTGAACCTAAACAAGATAATGTCATTACTCTGCCACCAACATACGGAATGTACAAGGTGCTTTCAGGTATCAATCTAGTAGAAAATAGAGAAGTCTTATTAACTGATGATTTTCAGCCTAATGTTTCTGAAATTAAAAAGGCTATTGATGAACATACTAAACTGTTATTCATTTGTTCTCCTAACAATCCCACAGGAAATAGTTTTTCAACAAATAGTATTGAGGAACTTTTAAATTCTTTTAACGGACTTGTAGTTATCGATGAAGCATATATAGATTTTTCATCCGAAGAAAGCTGGACATCAAAGCTTAATGATTATCCGAATCTAATTATAACTCAAACATTATCAAAGGCGTATGGTATGGCAGGTATTAGATTGGGTATTTGCATTGCATCTGCAGAAATTATTGCTGTAGTAAACAAAATTAAACCGCCGTATAACGTAAATCAATTAACACAAGAGAAAGCAACTACTCGTGTGTTAGATATAAATTCAGTTAAGAATGAGGTTAATGAGATTTTAGCTGAAAGGGCAAAATTAGAGGAGGCTTTAACAACAGTTTCATTTGTTGAAAAAATTTACCCTACCAATGCAAACTTTATTTTGGCAAAGGTAGATGATGCTACGCTTAGATATAATCAATTATTAGCTAAAGGGGTTGTTGTTAGAAATCGTACCACACAACCGTTATGTGAGAATACCCTACGTTTTACTGTAGGTAGTGCTGTAGAGAATAAAACACTTGCTGAGGCGTTAAAAATGATATAA
- a CDS encoding DUF2167 domain-containing protein, translating to MKSKFIYFIALLITVCVAHAQDIERLEFIADSLNLSDEETEDLISFKLYSDSLENTFTYIYDRSMLNGDVAKIMVPEGYKFLDSEQAQRVLSDIWGNPRDESVMGLLLKEDESPVETTYAIEISYSEDGYIEDDDAQDMDYDDLLSEMQDDVKEANPQRTSMGYPTVDLIGWATKPYYDSENKKLYWAKELLFEEEETSTLNYNIRVLGRKGYMNLNVIGDIDTLEDVENNLDPILGSVSFNTGYKYSEFNPDFDDVAAYGIGGLIAGKILAKAGFFALILKFWKFIAIGGVALFAGAKKFFFGSKEQTAIEVRKDDSDIS from the coding sequence ATGAAAAGCAAGTTCATTTATTTTATTGCCTTATTAATAACAGTTTGTGTAGCTCATGCTCAAGATATTGAAAGACTAGAATTTATAGCTGACAGTCTCAATTTAAGTGATGAAGAAACGGAAGATCTTATAAGTTTTAAACTGTATTCAGATAGTCTAGAAAACACCTTTACCTATATTTATGATAGGTCTATGCTTAATGGTGATGTTGCGAAAATTATGGTACCAGAAGGCTATAAATTTTTAGATAGTGAACAAGCACAACGAGTGCTTTCAGATATTTGGGGAAACCCAAGAGATGAGTCCGTTATGGGTCTTTTATTGAAAGAAGATGAATCTCCGGTAGAGACAACTTACGCCATTGAAATATCGTATTCAGAAGATGGATATATTGAAGATGATGATGCACAAGACATGGATTATGATGACTTGCTAAGTGAAATGCAAGATGATGTCAAAGAAGCAAATCCACAAAGAACTAGTATGGGATACCCAACTGTAGATTTAATAGGCTGGGCAACAAAACCTTATTATGATTCAGAAAATAAAAAATTATACTGGGCTAAAGAGCTGCTTTTTGAAGAGGAAGAAACCAGTACTTTAAATTATAATATTAGAGTTTTAGGTCGTAAGGGCTATATGAATTTAAATGTTATTGGTGACATAGATACTTTAGAAGATGTTGAGAATAACTTAGATCCAATTTTAGGTAGTGTATCATTTAATACAGGGTATAAGTATTCTGAATTTAACCCTGATTTTGATGATGTAGCAGCTTATGGAATTGGTGGTTTAATAGCAGGTAAAATTTTGGCTAAAGCTGGATTCTTTGCCTTAATACTTAAATTTTGGAAGTTCATAGCAATAGGCGGAGTAGCATTATTTGCAGGAGCAAAGAAATTCTTTTTTGGGTCTAAAGAACAGACTGCCATTGAAGTACGTAAAGACGACTCTGATATTTCTTAG